Genomic window (Streptomyces sp. NBC_01431):
TGCCTCCGCCGATCCCTCCGGCTCTTCCTCCGACACCCCAGATTCCGACATCCTCGATGCCGACTCCTCCGCTACCGCCCCCTCAAGCGTCTCGGCCACCTCCAGCGGCTCCCCCTCGTTCCCGAACGCGGCAGCGACAGAGGCCAGCCTCGCCGCTCGCTCCTGCCTCAGACAGATGCGGAGTTCCTCGGGATCAAGACCCTGGTTGCAGGCCCGGTGGAGCAAGTCGGCGAATCGGTAATCGGGGTCCGCGCGCATCGCCATGCTCAGGGCCACCCTGGCGTTCGGGTCGTCGCCGGTCGACCAGGAGACCCATCCCGCCAGGGTGAGCAGCGCAGCGGCATGCTCTCCGTACGGCCCGACGCAGCGGCGGGCCAGCGCCCGCCACAGGCGCAGCGCGGGCTGGGCGTCGGGCCCCTCCATCCACTCGGCGGCCCAGTCCCGGGTCGTGCGGTCCTGAACGCCGAGGATCACGGCCGCGGCCTCGTCATGGGCGATGAGCCCATCGTCCAGGTCGTCCGCCGCGTTCCGGCCGAGGAGCAGAGTGGCACCCCGGCCACCCGTCGGGAACGAGCATGTGCCGCGGGCCGGAGGCGGGGGTGCGTCGGCGATGCGCCGCATGAGCCGCGCCGCCAGGTCGAGCGTCTCGTCGGCCACGCCACGTCGGCCGCCCTCGCTGAGGATGCGGGGGAACAACTGGCCGGCCGCGGCGTCAAGCGCTCGCTCCTGCTCTGCCACCGCTCCCGTGCGCCACGGCGAAAGCCGCTCCTCCATCTCCCTTAGGGATCCCCGCACTTGAATGCCCGCGTAGGTCGCCGCAGCCGCCATGACTGAGGTACCAGGCAGGGCCAGCACGTTTCCCTCCAGTGGGCAGCAGCGGGTATCGGGGCAGCAGTACGACCAGTAGCGGCCGTCGGAAATGCAGAGCGCTTCGAGGACGGGAACGTCCAGGCTTCCGCAGGCCGTGCGCAGGCGTTGGGCCAGCGGCCGCAGCCGCTCCATGACGTCGCGCCCGGTGCCGTCCGCGGTCGGATCCTGGCAGAGGAAGACGACGATCCCGTCGGGCCGCGTTCCGCGTCGCTCGCTGCCCGTGACCAGACAGTCGGCGAGTTGGGCGGCGATGTCGGGCCACTCCTGCGGCGACGCCGGCAGCCCCACCCTGACCCGGCCGCCGAATCGGCCGTTCTCGCCGTGCAGCGCGACAAGGACGGCAGAGTCGGTGGGGTGGAAACCCAGCAAGTACGGCAGAGCATCGGCGAGTTCGGCCGGGCCGCGCAGAGTGATCCGGGGCTCGGCCACCGTATCGGGGGATTCGGACTTCTGGCGTTCCAATCCCTGGGACTGGGATCCCTGGGGCTGGGGTTCGTAGGACTCGGATTCGTGGTGTTCGCTCGTGTCTCGCATGTCTCGACGGTCCCGCGATCACCGAACTCCCACCACCCCTGTGGATAACCTTGTCCACAGGGCATCGCCCCTGGTCATACAAATCGCGACGGCCGAGTCCGGTGGCGGCAGGGCGGGTCTCCAGATGCCGCACGCGCCATCGCCCAGGCTTCGAACCCGTGCCCGCCCCGTTCGACTCGTCACGGCCTGCCCACCGCGGCCGTGACTGGCCGCCGACGCCCATAACGCGACCCTGCGCTTCTCGCCGACCCGGTGCGGGATTTGGCGCTGCAGTGGTGTCGTTCAGGCATCGGCTCCATACCCAGATTCCGCGCGGGGCGGCCCACAGGTTCGGATGTCTGCGGCTCACCGTGACGGAGGACTCATCAAAACCGGCCGCCGTTTCCGGCCGCTGGAGATAGTCACCCGGCGGCACCGGTCACCTGGCGATCCCGCCTTGGCCAGCCCTCCGCAGAAATCAGAGGGATGGAACCGAATTTATTCGATACGCCGTCCCTGAGTCCGGCCACACGAAAGTTCCCACCTTCACCTGGAGTTGAAATCCGTCACGGTTCACCGCGAGTACGGAACCTGCGTACCAAAATCGTTCCTCGCCGGTCACTTCCATTGGCTCTGGAATAGCAATTCGGATTTCCTGAGATACAGGAACCGGAGAATCAGCGGACGGCGGGCCCGGCCTACCGCGCGGCAGACCGGCGCCGGTGAACCGGATCGCCCGCCGTCCGCTCACTTGGCGGTTCGCCGACCGATGTAGGCGACTGCAAGGACGGCGCCCGCCCCGAGGGCCGCCGCGGCCACCGAGAGGGCGACCTTGGTACCGCCGTCGCCGGGCGATGCCTG
Coding sequences:
- a CDS encoding DUF4192 domain-containing protein, giving the protein MRDTSEHHESESYEPQPQGSQSQGLERQKSESPDTVAEPRITLRGPAELADALPYLLGFHPTDSAVLVALHGENGRFGGRVRVGLPASPQEWPDIAAQLADCLVTGSERRGTRPDGIVVFLCQDPTADGTGRDVMERLRPLAQRLRTACGSLDVPVLEALCISDGRYWSYCCPDTRCCPLEGNVLALPGTSVMAAAATYAGIQVRGSLREMEERLSPWRTGAVAEQERALDAAAGQLFPRILSEGGRRGVADETLDLAARLMRRIADAPPPPARGTCSFPTGGRGATLLLGRNAADDLDDGLIAHDEAAAVILGVQDRTTRDWAAEWMEGPDAQPALRLWRALARRCVGPYGEHAAALLTLAGWVSWSTGDDPNARVALSMAMRADPDYRFADLLHRACNQGLDPEELRICLRQERAARLASVAAAFGNEGEPLEVAETLEGAVAEESASRMSESGVSEEEPEGSAEASEMGSQAVELPEPTRGVESTEPTTPPKPSVPPEPAARRAPRAKPPREPASSAGDRPNSRMEKGSSARREPTRPKSDKVRERTRRRAGVRVQRERGEE